One window of the Anaeromyxobacter dehalogenans 2CP-C genome contains the following:
- a CDS encoding bacteriohemerythrin, whose translation MVIEWTPSLSVGVAEIDAQHQELFRRAARLIVALRAGDRTEVQPLLEFLADYVIEHFEAEEREMRAAGFPEYAAHKAAHDAFRRDFEELAGEVQRSGASPLAALTLHNWISDWLRRHIAGVDQELGRYLLARG comes from the coding sequence ATGGTGATCGAGTGGACGCCGTCGCTCTCGGTGGGGGTGGCCGAGATCGACGCCCAGCACCAGGAGCTGTTCCGCCGGGCCGCGCGCCTGATCGTGGCGCTGCGCGCCGGGGACCGCACCGAGGTCCAGCCGCTGCTCGAGTTCCTCGCCGACTACGTGATCGAGCACTTCGAGGCCGAGGAGCGGGAGATGCGGGCGGCCGGGTTCCCGGAGTACGCCGCGCACAAGGCCGCCCACGACGCGTTCCGCCGCGACTTCGAGGAGCTGGCGGGCGAGGTCCAGCGCAGCGGCGCCAGCCCGCTCGCCGCGCTGACGCTGCACAACTGGATCTCCGACTGGCTCCGGCGGCACATCGCCGGCGTGGACCAGGAGCTCGGGCGCTACCTGCTGGCCCGCGGCTAG
- a CDS encoding bacteriohemerythrin gives MGARWSPALELGHDVIDRQHQELFRRYESLVQALARGDRAEVAPLFEFLGSYVVEHFADEERIMSETAFPGLTVHKASHDRFVREYHALRELFERAGPTAAIAVRAETWIADWLATHIGATDAHLARHLRGTR, from the coding sequence ATGGGCGCGCGCTGGAGCCCGGCGCTGGAGCTCGGTCACGACGTGATCGACCGGCAGCATCAGGAGCTGTTCCGCAGGTACGAGTCGCTGGTCCAGGCCCTGGCGCGCGGGGATCGCGCCGAGGTCGCGCCGCTGTTCGAGTTCCTGGGCAGCTACGTGGTCGAGCACTTCGCGGACGAGGAGCGGATCATGTCCGAGACCGCGTTCCCGGGGCTGACCGTGCACAAGGCCTCCCACGACCGGTTCGTGCGCGAGTACCACGCGCTGCGCGAGCTGTTCGAGCGGGCCGGGCCGACCGCCGCCATCGCGGTGCGCGCGGAGACCTGGATCGCCGACTGGCTGGCCACGCACATCGGCGCGACCGACGCGCACCTGGCGCGGCACCTGCGGGGAACCCGGTGA